A single Nocardioides bizhenqiangii DNA region contains:
- a CDS encoding response regulator transcription factor translates to MRVLVVEDEPQLATAVAEWLRQEAHAVDVALDGGEALERIGVNQYDVVVLDRDLPVVHGDRVCREIVAGDADTRVLMLTAATAVTQRVEGLALGADDYLTKPFAFPELAARVLALGRRSRPAAPPVLRRGEITLDPARREVFRGTRYVPLARKEFAVLAELLLADGAAVSAEQLLEKAWDEHADPFTGAVRLTVHKLRRKLGEPALVETVTGVGYRIP, encoded by the coding sequence ATGCGCGTGCTGGTGGTGGAGGACGAGCCGCAGCTCGCGACGGCGGTGGCGGAGTGGCTGCGGCAGGAGGCGCACGCGGTCGACGTGGCGCTCGACGGAGGCGAGGCGCTCGAACGCATCGGGGTCAACCAGTACGACGTCGTGGTGCTCGACCGCGACCTGCCGGTCGTGCACGGCGACCGCGTGTGCCGCGAGATCGTCGCCGGCGATGCGGACACCCGGGTGCTGATGCTCACCGCGGCGACCGCGGTGACGCAGCGTGTCGAAGGACTCGCGCTGGGCGCCGACGACTACCTCACCAAGCCGTTCGCCTTCCCTGAGCTGGCGGCGCGGGTGCTGGCGCTCGGTCGGCGGTCGAGGCCGGCCGCGCCTCCGGTGCTGCGACGCGGGGAGATCACGCTCGACCCGGCTCGACGCGAGGTCTTCCGTGGCACCCGCTACGTCCCCCTCGCGCGCAAGGAGTTCGCGGTGCTCGCGGAGCTGCTCCTGGCCGACGGCGCTGCGGTGTCCGCGGAGCAGCTGCTCGAGAAGGCGTGGGACGAGCATGCCGACCCGTTCACCGGCGCGGTCCGGCTCACCGTGCACAAGCTCCGGCGCAAGCTCGGCGAACCCGCCCTGGTCGAGACCGTCACCGGCGTCGGGTACCGGATCCCATGA
- a CDS encoding peptidoglycan-binding domain-containing protein — protein sequence MSVRSRVVAGAVAVAAAAAVITVVVVGRDGDAEASSDDGLPPATTEVTRGTLVDSATEGGTLGYGAERSLATRLAGTVTWLPAEGDVVRRGEALYEVDADAVPLLYGDVPPFRDLDQGDEGRDVRQLEQNLWALGYRGFEVDGEFTYYTAVALEDWQEDLGVEETGTLAMADVVVLDGPARVATVTAGLGDAVAPGSTMLSVTGTTPAVTVEVDPSDRRLAEIGTEAEVTLPDGSSAPVTVVDVSTEVTEGESGEESDTSTTVVVVAELQGGEARERAREYDAAAVDVTFTAGRRKNVLIVPVAALVALSEGGFGLEVVEDGSSEYVAVDAGLFSGGRVEVSGAGITEGTVVGVPE from the coding sequence GTGAGCGTCCGCAGTCGGGTGGTCGCCGGCGCCGTCGCCGTGGCGGCGGCGGCCGCGGTCATCACCGTGGTCGTCGTCGGACGCGATGGCGATGCCGAGGCGTCCTCCGACGACGGGTTGCCGCCAGCGACCACAGAGGTCACCCGCGGCACCCTCGTCGACTCCGCAACCGAGGGCGGGACTCTCGGCTATGGCGCCGAACGGTCGCTGGCCACCCGGCTCGCCGGCACCGTCACCTGGCTGCCCGCCGAGGGCGACGTCGTACGGCGCGGCGAGGCGCTCTACGAGGTCGACGCCGACGCGGTGCCGTTGCTGTACGGCGACGTCCCGCCGTTCCGCGACCTCGACCAGGGCGACGAGGGCCGCGACGTCCGCCAGCTCGAGCAGAACCTGTGGGCACTCGGCTACCGCGGCTTCGAGGTTGACGGCGAGTTCACCTACTACACAGCGGTCGCGCTCGAGGACTGGCAGGAGGACCTGGGCGTCGAGGAGACCGGCACGCTCGCGATGGCCGACGTCGTCGTCCTCGACGGCCCGGCCCGCGTGGCGACCGTGACGGCCGGTCTCGGCGACGCCGTGGCCCCCGGCTCGACCATGCTCTCGGTGACCGGGACGACGCCCGCGGTGACGGTCGAGGTCGACCCCAGCGACCGCCGGCTGGCGGAGATCGGCACCGAGGCCGAGGTGACGCTGCCCGACGGCTCGTCGGCGCCGGTGACCGTGGTCGACGTCTCGACCGAGGTGACCGAGGGCGAGTCCGGCGAGGAGTCCGACACCAGCACCACCGTGGTCGTGGTCGCCGAGCTGCAGGGCGGCGAAGCCCGCGAGCGCGCCCGGGAGTACGACGCCGCGGCGGTCGACGTCACCTTCACCGCGGGCAGGCGCAAGAACGTGCTGATCGTGCCGGTGGCGGCGCTGGTCGCGCTGAGCGAGGGCGGCTTCGGGCTCGAGGTCGTCGAGGACGGCTCGTCGGAGTACGTCGCCGTCGATGCCGGGCTCTTCTCCGGCGGCCGGGTCGAGGTGTCGGGCGCCGGCATCACGGAAGGGACCGTCGTGGGGGTGCCCGAATGA
- a CDS encoding ATP-binding cassette domain-containing protein — protein MMTTRPITRSTAPMIELDEVRKEYAGGVQALAGVTVRISRGELVGIVGPSGSGKSTMLHALGTLDRPTSGSVRVAGHEVAALSDARLSALRSRYVGFVFQQFHLAGGRSALDNVADGLLYTGQRMRERRRRAALALERVGLAHRMEHRPHELSGGEKQRVAIARATAGDPPLLLADEPTGALDSAAGAGVMTLLRSLHRDGTTVVIITHDPDIADSLPRRIRLRDGLVVEDSATDAVAGRPGVLR, from the coding sequence ATGATGACCACCCGACCGATCACCCGCTCGACCGCGCCCATGATCGAGCTCGACGAGGTCCGCAAGGAGTACGCCGGCGGGGTGCAGGCGCTGGCCGGCGTCACCGTGCGGATCTCACGGGGCGAGCTGGTCGGGATCGTCGGCCCTTCGGGATCGGGCAAGTCGACGATGCTGCACGCGCTCGGGACCCTGGACCGGCCAACGTCGGGAAGCGTCCGGGTCGCCGGCCACGAGGTCGCTGCTCTCTCCGACGCCCGGCTGTCCGCCCTCCGCTCCCGCTACGTCGGGTTCGTCTTCCAGCAGTTCCACCTCGCCGGCGGGAGGTCGGCGCTCGACAACGTCGCGGACGGGCTGCTCTACACCGGCCAGCGGATGCGCGAGCGGCGACGTCGAGCCGCGCTCGCGCTGGAGCGGGTCGGGCTCGCGCACCGCATGGAGCACCGGCCGCACGAGCTGTCGGGCGGCGAGAAGCAACGGGTCGCGATCGCGCGGGCCACGGCAGGCGATCCACCGCTGCTGCTGGCCGACGAGCCGACCGGAGCACTCGACTCTGCCGCGGGAGCCGGCGTGATGACGCTCCTGCGCAGCCTGCACCGGGACGGCACCACGGTGGTGATCATCACCCACGACCCTGACATCGCCGACAGCCTGCCGCGGCGGATCCGGTTGCGGGACGGACTGGTCGTCGAGGACTCGGCGACCGACGCCGTCGCCGGCCGCCCGGGGGTGCTCCGATGA
- a CDS encoding ABC transporter permease, whose amino-acid sequence MSGPASTERLRPARLAVPDVLRVGAFGLRTRPMRAFLSSLGIAIGISAMVAVVGISSSSRADLDAQLDALGTNLLTANNGSTMIGGTAVLPLAAESMVERIAPVEDVSATGRVADADVYRTDKIPAEETNGVVAYAVRTGLLATTSTTVAQGTWLNDATARYPAVVLGSLAAERLGIGAPGPDTQVLIGGTYFTVVGILEPSALAPELDTAALTGWQIARSELGFDGHATTLYTRAAEDQVTAVQAVLAATANPAAPNEVEVSQPSDALEAQQAADQALTGLLLGVGAVALLVGGVGVANTMVISVLERRAEIGLRRSLGATRGQIRTQFLTESLLLSSLGGLAGAAIGTAVTFGYAATQAWIAVVPMWSVLAGLAATVVIGGIAGLYPAVRASRLPPTEALAAP is encoded by the coding sequence ATGAGCGGCCCGGCATCGACCGAGCGGCTCCGGCCCGCCCGGCTCGCCGTACCGGACGTGTTGCGGGTGGGCGCGTTCGGTCTGCGGACCCGGCCGATGCGCGCGTTCCTCTCCTCCCTCGGCATCGCCATCGGGATCTCGGCCATGGTGGCGGTCGTCGGGATCTCGTCGTCGTCCCGCGCCGACCTGGACGCGCAGCTCGACGCACTCGGGACCAACCTGCTGACCGCGAACAACGGCAGCACCATGATCGGCGGGACGGCCGTGCTGCCGCTCGCCGCGGAGTCGATGGTTGAGCGGATCGCGCCGGTGGAAGACGTGTCGGCGACCGGTCGCGTGGCTGACGCCGACGTCTACCGGACCGACAAGATCCCGGCCGAGGAGACGAACGGGGTGGTGGCCTACGCCGTCCGGACCGGGCTCCTGGCCACGACGAGCACGACCGTGGCACAGGGCACCTGGCTCAACGACGCGACCGCGAGATATCCGGCGGTCGTCCTCGGATCGCTCGCCGCGGAGCGGCTCGGCATCGGTGCGCCGGGCCCGGACACCCAGGTGCTGATCGGCGGGACGTACTTCACCGTCGTGGGGATCCTGGAGCCCTCTGCCCTCGCGCCCGAGCTCGACACCGCGGCGTTGACGGGGTGGCAGATCGCACGGAGCGAGCTCGGCTTCGACGGGCACGCGACGACGCTCTACACCCGCGCCGCGGAGGACCAGGTGACGGCAGTGCAGGCCGTGCTCGCGGCGACCGCCAACCCGGCGGCTCCCAACGAGGTCGAGGTCTCCCAGCCCTCGGACGCGCTCGAGGCACAGCAGGCCGCTGACCAAGCCCTCACGGGTCTGCTCCTCGGTGTCGGTGCGGTGGCGCTGCTCGTCGGCGGCGTCGGGGTGGCGAACACGATGGTGATCTCTGTCCTCGAACGTCGGGCGGAGATCGGCCTGCGCCGGTCACTGGGGGCGACCCGTGGCCAGATCCGCACCCAGTTCCTCACCGAGTCGCTCCTACTGTCGTCGCTCGGCGGGCTGGCCGGCGCGGCGATCGGCACCGCCGTCACGTTCGGCTATGCGGCCACCCAGGCCTGGATCGCCGTCGTACCCATGTGGTCGGTGCTCGCCGGGCTGGCCGCCACCGTCGTGATCGGCGGGATCGCCGGGCTCTACCCGGCCGTTCGCGCATCCCGGCTCCCGCCCACCGAGGCGCTCGCTGCCCCGTGA
- a CDS encoding GNAT family N-acetyltransferase, protein MLWRVRTNLPDRPGKLAPLAQECGKAGANIGAVQVFTGRTPGTATIELVVRTPDDWSEPDVIQMVRRAGGDSVVTHEVNRHALDDQPTRYVKAAQQILDHPETFPDVVAHLFDADVEPTHGTEDVLEMQVGNAVIQIRRETPFTPAERVRGSALAELVSDVLSRQSPKAPDTGGGAQPTSVAGDNEVSVLVSGRVIGRASFEPGAAGDEPWPVDMWVDPSWQRRGIGTRLLSDIARMARRQGAEEIVLTAPSDSQSVLPMVLSAGLRGRIRMAGDTVTVRIAVNELRT, encoded by the coding sequence ATGTTGTGGAGGGTGCGCACGAACCTGCCGGACCGTCCCGGCAAGCTGGCCCCCCTTGCCCAGGAGTGCGGCAAGGCCGGTGCCAACATCGGCGCGGTCCAGGTGTTCACCGGCCGCACACCGGGCACCGCAACCATCGAGCTCGTCGTCCGGACGCCCGACGACTGGAGCGAACCGGACGTCATCCAGATGGTGCGCCGGGCCGGTGGCGACTCCGTGGTCACCCACGAGGTCAACCGGCACGCCCTCGACGACCAGCCGACGCGGTACGTCAAGGCGGCCCAGCAGATCCTCGACCATCCCGAGACGTTCCCCGACGTCGTCGCCCACCTCTTCGACGCCGACGTCGAGCCGACCCACGGGACCGAGGACGTCCTCGAGATGCAGGTCGGCAACGCCGTGATCCAGATCCGGCGGGAGACGCCGTTCACCCCGGCCGAGCGGGTCCGCGGCTCCGCACTCGCCGAGCTCGTGAGCGACGTCCTGAGCCGCCAGTCGCCGAAGGCGCCGGACACCGGTGGCGGCGCCCAGCCGACGTCCGTCGCGGGCGACAACGAGGTGTCGGTGCTGGTGAGCGGTCGGGTCATCGGGCGGGCGTCGTTCGAGCCGGGTGCCGCCGGTGACGAGCCCTGGCCGGTGGACATGTGGGTCGACCCGTCCTGGCAGCGGCGGGGCATCGGCACCCGTCTGCTCTCCGACATCGCCCGGATGGCACGCAGGCAGGGCGCCGAGGAGATCGTGCTCACCGCGCCGTCGGACAGCCAGTCGGTGCTGCCGATGGTGCTCTCCGCCGGCCTGCGCGGCCGGATCCGGATGGCCGGCGACACCGTCACCGTGCGGATCGCGGTCAACGAGCTGCGGACCTGA
- a CDS encoding YciI family protein, with amino-acid sequence MPTWVYFLHPPRDDFAATMTDDEAAVFGDHFEHLSRLLADGVLILAGPTLGSTNTGLCIFDAPDESAARAVMESDPAIARGVVAGELREMRVSLLRGRD; translated from the coding sequence GTGCCGACCTGGGTCTATTTCCTCCACCCGCCGCGGGACGACTTCGCGGCCACCATGACCGACGACGAGGCCGCGGTCTTCGGCGACCACTTCGAGCACCTGTCGAGGCTGCTGGCCGACGGGGTCCTGATCCTGGCCGGGCCCACGCTCGGCTCGACGAACACCGGCCTGTGCATCTTCGACGCACCGGACGAGTCGGCTGCCCGCGCGGTCATGGAGTCCGACCCGGCGATCGCCCGCGGTGTCGTGGCCGGCGAGCTCCGCGAGATGCGCGTGTCACTGCTGCGCGGACGCGACTGA
- a CDS encoding DUF1684 domain-containing protein, whose translation MAGDFLGEWQAFRAQREARLTAPHGFLSITGLYWLTEKRRQYDGAPGVWWLGADGVEVELGPDEALTIDGRELRGHQVLGAVDDPGIRATAGDVEIEVARRDSAVLLRPRDPGHALRAGYRPTPTYPPSPDWVVRATFHPFDGERPVDDAVAEVAFTLAGEPVRLVAYDDDGGLWLVFADATTGRTTYGAGRQLYTPAPAADGSLVLDFNRTINLPCAYTDYTTCPVPLPQNRLQVAIEAGEQTPAPSVASAQQ comes from the coding sequence GTGGCTGGAGACTTTCTCGGGGAGTGGCAGGCGTTCCGTGCCCAGCGCGAGGCGCGGCTGACCGCCCCGCACGGCTTCCTGTCGATCACCGGGCTGTACTGGCTGACGGAGAAGCGCAGGCAGTACGACGGCGCCCCGGGGGTCTGGTGGCTCGGTGCCGACGGCGTCGAGGTCGAGCTCGGTCCGGACGAGGCCCTGACGATCGACGGCCGCGAGCTCCGCGGGCACCAGGTGCTGGGCGCGGTCGACGATCCGGGGATCCGCGCCACCGCCGGGGACGTGGAGATCGAGGTGGCCAGGCGCGACAGCGCCGTCCTCCTCCGGCCGCGCGACCCGGGCCACGCGCTCCGTGCCGGGTACCGGCCGACGCCGACCTACCCGCCCTCGCCCGACTGGGTCGTGCGCGCGACGTTCCACCCCTTCGACGGTGAGCGACCGGTCGACGACGCGGTCGCCGAGGTGGCGTTCACCCTCGCGGGCGAGCCTGTCCGACTGGTCGCGTACGACGACGACGGCGGGCTGTGGCTCGTGTTCGCCGACGCGACGACCGGCCGGACGACGTACGGCGCCGGGCGCCAGCTCTACACGCCGGCACCTGCGGCGGACGGCAGCCTCGTGCTCGACTTCAACCGCACCATCAACCTGCCGTGCGCCTACACCGACTACACCACCTGCCCGGTCCCGCTGCCGCAGAACCGGCTGCAGGTCGCGATCGAGGCAGGCGAGCAGACCCCGGCGCCGTCAGTCGCGTCCGCGCAGCAGTGA
- the groL gene encoding chaperonin GroEL (60 kDa chaperone family; promotes refolding of misfolded polypeptides especially under stressful conditions; forms two stacked rings of heptamers to form a barrel-shaped 14mer; ends can be capped by GroES; misfolded proteins enter the barrel where they are refolded when GroES binds): MPKILEFDENARRALERGVDKLADTVKVTLGPKGRYVVLDKKWGAPTITNDGVTVAREIELDDPFENLGAQLTKEVATKTNDIAGDGTTTATVLAQAMVHEGLRAVAAGANPMGVKRGMDAAATAVSDALLAAAREVETKEDMASVATISSRDSHIGELLAEAFDKVGKDGVITVEESNTMGTELEFTEGMQFDKGYISAYFVTDPERMEAVIDDPYILLHQGKISAIADLLPLLEKVIQAGKPLFILAEDVDGEALSTLVVNKIRGTFTAVAVKSPAFGDRRKAMMQDIAILTGGQVIAPEVGLKLDQVGLDVLGQARRIVVTKDSTTIVDGAGDPAQVEGRVNQIKQEIEAADSDWDQEKLQERLAKLAGGVCVIKVGAATEVELKEKKHRIEDAVSATRAAIEEGIVPGGGSALIHAVSVLDKDLGLTGDEAVGVRIVRKSADEPLRWIAENGGVNGYVVTTKVRELGVGNGYNAATEEYGDLVAQGVLDPVKVTRSALVNATSIAAMLLTTETLVVDKPEEEEPDAAGHGHGHGHGH, from the coding sequence ATGCCGAAGATCCTGGAGTTCGACGAGAATGCCCGGCGCGCTCTCGAGCGCGGCGTCGACAAGCTCGCCGACACGGTCAAGGTGACCCTCGGCCCCAAGGGCCGCTACGTCGTCCTCGACAAGAAGTGGGGCGCGCCCACCATCACCAACGACGGTGTGACCGTCGCGCGCGAGATCGAGCTCGACGACCCGTTCGAGAACCTTGGTGCCCAGCTCACCAAGGAGGTCGCCACCAAGACCAACGACATCGCTGGTGACGGCACCACCACCGCGACCGTGCTCGCGCAGGCGATGGTGCACGAGGGCCTCCGCGCGGTGGCCGCCGGCGCCAACCCGATGGGTGTCAAGCGCGGCATGGACGCCGCCGCGACCGCGGTGTCCGACGCACTGCTCGCCGCCGCCCGCGAGGTGGAGACGAAGGAGGACATGGCCAGCGTGGCCACGATCTCCAGCCGCGACAGCCACATCGGCGAGCTGCTCGCCGAGGCCTTCGACAAGGTGGGCAAGGACGGTGTGATCACCGTCGAGGAGTCCAACACCATGGGCACCGAGCTCGAGTTCACCGAGGGCATGCAGTTCGACAAGGGCTACATCTCGGCCTACTTCGTCACCGACCCGGAGCGGATGGAAGCGGTCATCGACGACCCCTACATCCTGCTGCACCAGGGCAAGATCTCCGCGATCGCCGACCTGCTGCCGCTGCTCGAGAAGGTCATCCAGGCCGGCAAGCCGCTGTTCATCCTTGCCGAGGACGTCGACGGCGAGGCGCTCTCCACGCTCGTGGTCAACAAGATCCGCGGCACCTTCACCGCGGTCGCGGTGAAGAGCCCGGCGTTCGGTGACCGGCGCAAGGCGATGATGCAGGACATCGCGATCCTGACCGGCGGTCAGGTCATCGCGCCCGAGGTCGGCCTCAAGCTCGACCAGGTCGGGCTCGACGTGCTCGGCCAGGCCCGCCGCATCGTGGTCACCAAGGACAGCACCACGATCGTCGACGGCGCCGGCGACCCGGCGCAGGTCGAGGGTCGCGTCAACCAGATCAAGCAGGAGATCGAGGCGGCCGACAGCGACTGGGACCAGGAGAAGCTCCAGGAGCGTCTCGCCAAGCTCGCCGGCGGCGTCTGCGTGATCAAGGTCGGCGCCGCCACCGAGGTGGAGCTCAAGGAGAAGAAGCACCGCATCGAGGACGCCGTGTCGGCGACCCGGGCCGCGATCGAGGAGGGCATCGTCCCCGGCGGTGGCTCTGCGCTCATCCACGCGGTCTCGGTGCTCGACAAGGACCTCGGGCTGACCGGCGACGAGGCGGTCGGTGTCCGCATCGTCCGCAAGTCGGCCGACGAGCCGCTGCGCTGGATCGCCGAGAACGGCGGCGTCAACGGCTACGTCGTGACGACCAAGGTGCGCGAGCTCGGCGTCGGCAACGGCTACAACGCGGCCACCGAGGAGTACGGCGACCTGGTCGCCCAGGGCGTCCTCGACCCGGTCAAGGTGACCCGCTCGGCGCTGGTCAACGCGACCTCGATCGCTGCGATGCTGCTGACGACCGAGACCCTGGTCGTCGACAAGCCCGAGGAAGAGGAGCCCGACGCGGCCGGTCACGGCCACGGTCACGGCCACGGGCACTGA
- the groES gene encoding co-chaperone GroES: MSINIKPLEDRIVVKPLDAEQTTASGLVIPDTAKEKPQEGEVLAVGPGRFNEDGDGRIPLDVAVGDKVIYSKYGGTEVKYGGEEYLILSARDVLAVVGS; this comes from the coding sequence GTGTCGATCAACATCAAGCCGCTCGAGGACCGGATCGTCGTCAAGCCGCTCGACGCCGAGCAGACCACGGCTTCTGGCCTGGTCATCCCGGACACCGCCAAGGAGAAGCCCCAGGAGGGCGAGGTCCTCGCGGTCGGTCCCGGTCGCTTCAACGAGGACGGCGACGGCCGGATCCCGCTCGACGTGGCCGTGGGTGACAAGGTCATCTACAGCAAGTACGGCGGCACCGAGGTCAAGTACGGCGGCGAGGAGTACCTCATCCTTTCCGCTCGCGACGTCCTTGCCGTAGTCGGTTCCTGA
- a CDS encoding THUMP-like domain-containing protein, protein MDLEAFRWLLTDEGQALLARATDLVDEPELQVQAELRRDASPAAVAVAMTQVELRHRGHTKFGELADRMYFTPSGLEQATRLSVAAHRAGRYGAFGARTLIDLGCGIGGDLIAGARAGLVCAGVDLDPVRVAIAEANLAALGLPGAVQVADATTVDHGGFDLAFADPARRSGAGRTFNVDDWAPPWTWIEGLLRRDACVKVAPGIPHALVPPDVEAEWVSDGGEVKEAALWSGRTATASRRATVIPSAGPGQAGGLASLTDEDDPGIEETGVGDVGAFLYEPDGAVIRAGLVTAVAAGVHGHLVDARIAYVTSDESFRTPFARGYRVLENLPYREKQLRAALRERGIGRLTIKKRGVDVAPDALRKRLALTGDEEATLVLTRVAGHGTALLVSPF, encoded by the coding sequence GTGGACCTCGAGGCGTTCCGGTGGCTGCTCACCGACGAGGGGCAGGCGCTCCTGGCGAGAGCCACTGACCTCGTTGACGAGCCCGAGCTCCAGGTGCAGGCCGAGCTGCGGCGGGACGCGTCGCCGGCCGCCGTCGCCGTGGCCATGACCCAGGTCGAGCTGAGACACCGCGGCCACACGAAGTTCGGCGAGCTCGCGGACCGGATGTACTTCACGCCGAGCGGCCTCGAGCAGGCGACCCGGCTGTCGGTCGCGGCCCACCGGGCCGGTCGCTACGGAGCGTTCGGCGCGCGCACGCTGATCGACCTCGGCTGCGGGATCGGCGGCGACCTGATCGCCGGTGCTCGCGCCGGGCTGGTGTGCGCCGGCGTCGACCTCGACCCGGTGCGCGTGGCCATCGCCGAGGCCAACCTGGCCGCGCTCGGGCTGCCCGGCGCGGTCCAGGTCGCCGACGCGACGACGGTCGACCACGGCGGCTTCGACCTGGCGTTCGCCGATCCCGCGCGGCGCAGCGGAGCCGGACGCACCTTCAATGTCGACGACTGGGCGCCGCCCTGGACCTGGATCGAGGGCCTGCTCCGCCGTGACGCGTGCGTCAAGGTCGCCCCCGGCATCCCGCACGCCCTGGTGCCGCCCGACGTCGAGGCGGAGTGGGTGAGCGACGGCGGCGAGGTCAAGGAAGCCGCCCTCTGGTCCGGTCGTACGGCGACCGCGAGCCGCCGGGCCACCGTCATCCCCTCGGCCGGCCCGGGGCAGGCCGGGGGCCTGGCCTCCCTGACCGACGAGGACGACCCGGGCATTGAGGAGACCGGAGTCGGCGACGTCGGCGCGTTCCTCTACGAGCCGGACGGCGCGGTGATCCGGGCCGGTCTCGTGACCGCGGTGGCGGCCGGCGTCCACGGACACCTGGTGGACGCCAGGATCGCCTACGTCACCTCCGACGAGTCCTTCCGCACACCGTTCGCCCGCGGTTACCGGGTGCTCGAGAACCTGCCCTACCGCGAGAAGCAGCTCAGGGCCGCCCTCCGCGAGCGCGGCATCGGACGCCTCACCATCAAGAAGCGCGGCGTCGACGTCGCACCCGACGCGCTGCGCAAGCGGCTCGCGCTCACCGGCGACGAGGAGGCCACCCTGGTGCTCACCCGGGTCGCCGGCCACGGCACCGCCCTTCTCGTCTCCCCCTTCTGA
- a CDS encoding YihY/virulence factor BrkB family protein, producing the protein MTAQVTRDNLEGQQADSPSEIPRAGWFQVVKRAWKEAKSDQVPLLAAGVAFYSFLALFPAMIAAVMLYGLVRDPADVQRQVDDLTAALPSDAASVLTTQLEAITSTSSGSLGLGLLVSLVLALWTASGGVGNILSAINIAYDEEETRGFVKRKALSLLLTLAAIVFVVVAISLIAVAPALLDNLVDAGPVRWGMEALRWLGLVAAMSFALAVLYRVAPDRDDAQFKWVSVGAVVATVVWLVASLGFSLYVDNFGSYNKTYGALAGVVVLLLWLWLTMYVVLLGAEINAEAEQQTAKDTTVGPDEPLGQRGAVKADSLPGDQPPRPERP; encoded by the coding sequence ATGACGGCGCAGGTGACGCGGGACAACCTGGAGGGGCAACAGGCGGACAGCCCGAGCGAGATCCCGCGCGCAGGGTGGTTCCAGGTGGTGAAACGTGCCTGGAAGGAGGCGAAGTCCGACCAGGTGCCGCTGCTCGCGGCCGGTGTCGCGTTCTACTCGTTCCTCGCCCTGTTCCCCGCGATGATCGCGGCGGTGATGCTCTACGGCCTGGTCCGGGACCCGGCCGACGTGCAGCGGCAGGTCGACGACCTGACGGCCGCGCTCCCGTCCGACGCAGCCAGCGTCCTGACCACCCAGCTCGAGGCGATCACCTCGACGTCGTCCGGCTCCCTCGGGCTGGGGCTGCTGGTGAGCCTCGTGCTCGCGCTCTGGACCGCGTCCGGCGGCGTCGGCAACATCCTCTCCGCGATCAACATCGCCTACGACGAGGAGGAGACCCGCGGCTTCGTCAAGCGCAAGGCGCTCTCGCTCCTGCTCACCCTCGCCGCGATCGTCTTCGTCGTGGTGGCGATCTCGCTGATCGCGGTGGCACCGGCGCTGCTGGACAACCTGGTCGACGCCGGACCGGTGCGCTGGGGAATGGAGGCCCTGCGCTGGCTCGGGCTCGTCGCTGCGATGTCGTTCGCCCTGGCCGTGCTCTACCGCGTGGCCCCCGACCGCGATGACGCCCAGTTCAAGTGGGTGTCGGTGGGCGCGGTCGTCGCGACCGTCGTCTGGTTGGTCGCGAGCCTCGGGTTCTCCCTCTACGTCGACAACTTCGGCTCCTACAACAAGACCTACGGCGCCCTCGCGGGCGTCGTCGTCCTGCTCCTCTGGCTCTGGCTGACGATGTACGTCGTCCTGCTCGGTGCGGAGATCAACGCCGAGGCCGAGCAGCAGACCGCGAAGGACACGACGGTCGGCCCGGACGAGCCGCTCGGTCAGCGGGGCGCGGTGAAGGCCGACTCGCTGCCCGGTGACCAGCCGCCGCGTCCCGAACGGCCCTGA
- a CDS encoding DUF3618 domain-containing protein, with protein MGQGTEEQLTGQIADTRQDLSRDVDALYDKVSPGRMVERRKEAVRSRLSTFKDSVMGSAGSAGGSAQGAAGSVKDTASNATSAVAGTAQSAVGTIERQTQGAPLAAGMVAFGAGMVISALIPASDKEAQAAQRLTEAVKDSPIADEAKAVGQEIGDNLKESATQAAQEVRSSAQDSAASLKEEGQSSAQTVKEETPGS; from the coding sequence ATGGGCCAAGGAACTGAAGAACAGCTGACCGGACAGATCGCCGACACACGGCAGGACCTGTCGCGGGACGTGGATGCGCTCTACGACAAGGTGAGCCCGGGCCGGATGGTCGAGCGCCGCAAGGAAGCGGTGCGTAGCCGACTGTCGACGTTCAAGGACTCTGTGATGGGTTCGGCCGGGAGCGCCGGCGGTTCGGCCCAGGGCGCGGCCGGCTCGGTGAAGGACACCGCGTCCAACGCCACGAGCGCCGTCGCCGGCACCGCGCAGTCGGCCGTCGGCACGATCGAGCGCCAGACCCAGGGCGCGCCGCTGGCGGCCGGCATGGTCGCGTTCGGCGCCGGCATGGTCATCTCGGCGCTCATCCCAGCCTCCGACAAGGAGGCCCAAGCCGCACAGCGCCTCACCGAGGCCGTCAAGGACTCGCCGATCGCCGACGAGGCCAAGGCGGTGGGACAGGAGATCGGCGACAACCTGAAGGAGTCGGCGACCCAGGCCGCGCAGGAGGTCAGGTCGAGCGCGCAGGACAGCGCGGCATCGCTCAAGGAGGAGGGCCAGTCCTCGGCGCAGACCGTCAAGGAAGAGACGCCTGGCAGCTAG